The following proteins are encoded in a genomic region of Anabas testudineus chromosome 13, fAnaTes1.2, whole genome shotgun sequence:
- the rtn4rl1b gene encoding reticulon-4 receptor-like 1b, with protein MFKRGCGLEFLLVLCGLEFSWSCPRHCICYTAPSTVSCQAHNFLSVPEGIPPDSERIFLQNNKIHRLLRGHFSSNTVTLWIYSNNITYIEPSTFHGFTLLEELDLGDNRHLRSLAEDTFDGLSRLNALHLYRCGLSSLPNKIFQGLRNLQYLYLQDNHLKFLQDDTFMDLHNLSHLFLHGNRLWSLNQNTFRGLRALDRLLLHQNQIEWVDRLAFHDLKRLTTLYLFNNTLLQLSGQCLDMLPSLEYLRLNDNPWSCDCKALSLWEWLKRFRGSTSSVGCVAPPDMVGKDLKELRKEDFPNCSPTVPSSESRAQTNNLSGTVNPSMNRGVAVGSGGQTHIVHTSRPGRSRNCTKSRDRVSKGKGDNEVHHSKEVMVDKEDSSPDFTDGGKHDHTSPDGTITRRKHKCTPRTTVRPPSGVQQANNRAPFSRPFLHVYALFVALITTNIDYILR; from the exons GCTGTGGGCTGGAGTTCCTGCTGGTTCTCTGTGGGCTTGAGTTTTCCTGGTCCTGCCCTCGTCACTGTATCTGCTACACTGCACCGAGCACCGTTTCCTGCCAAGCCCACAATTTCCTGTCGGTCCCTGAAGGCATTCCCCCCGACAGCGAGCGCATCTTCTTACAGAACAATAAGATCCATCGCTTACTTCGGGGCCACTTCAGTTCCAACACAGTAACTCTCTGGATCTACTCCAACAACATCACGTACATCGAACCCTCCACCTTTCACGGCTTCACTCTGCTGGAGGAGCTTGATCTGGGAGACAACCGCCACCTGCGCTCTTTGGCTGAAGACACGTTTGATGGGCTGAGTCGGCTCAATGCACTACACTTGTATCGCTGTGGACTCAGTTCACTTCCTAATAAGATCTTCCAAGGCCTCAGAAACCTACAGTATCTTTACTTGCAG GATAATCATCTGAAGTTCCTGCAGGATGACACATTTATGGACCTCCACAACCTGAGCCACCTGTTCCTGCATGGAAACCGCCTGTGGAGCCTAAACCAGAACACCTTCAGAGGCCTTCGAGCTTTGGACCGACTGCTTTTGCACCAAAACCAGATTGAGTGGGTTGACCGCCTGGCGTTCCATGACCTGAAACGTCTCACCACCCTCTACTTGTTCAACAACACCTTGCTACAGCTATCCGGACAGTGCCTGGACATGCTGCCCTCCCTGGAATACCTGCGCCTAAATGACAACCCATGGTCCTGTGACTGCAAAGCCCTATCATTGTGGGAATGGTTGAAACGTTTCCGAGGTTCAACGTCTTCAGTAGGATGTGTTGCTCCACCTGACATGGTTGGGAAAGACCTCAAGGAGCTGCGTAAGGAGGACTTCCCTAACTGTTCACCAACTGTTCCCAGCTCTGAGTCCAGAGCTCAGACTAACAATTTATCTGGCACGGTGAATCCATCTATGAATCGTGGCGTAGCGGTGGGCTCGGGAGGGCAGACCCATATAGTGCACACCTCGAGGCCAGGCCGCTCTCGGAACTGCACAAAGTCTCGCGACAGGGTGAGCAAGGGGAAGGGTGACAATGAGGTTCACCACTCAAAGGAGGTCATGGTAGACAAGGAAGATTCCTCCCCAGATTTCACAGATGGGGGAAAACATGACCACACATCCCCAGATGGCACCATTACACGGAGGAAGCACAAGTGTACTCCCCGGACCACTGTTCGCCCCCCTAGTGGGGTTCAGCAAGCCAACAATAGGGCACCTTTTTCTCGGCCCTTCCTCCATGTCTACGCCCTCTTTGTGGCCTTGATAACAACAAATATTGACTACATTCTCCGTTGA